The following are encoded in a window of Tessaracoccus flavescens genomic DNA:
- the galE gene encoding UDP-glucose 4-epimerase GalE, with amino-acid sequence MLILITGGAGYIGSTVASACEDAGHQVVILDDFSTGRREFIGDRKLYEGDIADAALLDRIFTEQKIDAVVHCAAKIVVPESVEDPLGYYENNVAKTVTLLEGLKRNGVERFLFSSSASIYAPDENFVVTEQSPLSPGSPYARTKFMSEMVLEDFTKASDVRVLSLRYFNPIGTDPKLRSGQQLEHPTHVLAKLLEAWSKGETFTVTGVDWPTRDGSGIRDFIHVWDLARAHVAALEGFDKATAEDHYQVFNIGTGTGVTVKELAASFEAITGDPLKVQFGPARPGDVAGVYTVSSKAKDILGWEAQLSEQDAVRDAIAWLPVRKEMLGY; translated from the coding sequence ATGCTCATCTTGATCACGGGCGGCGCCGGCTACATCGGTAGCACCGTCGCGTCTGCCTGCGAGGATGCGGGACACCAGGTCGTCATTCTCGACGACTTCTCCACAGGCCGTCGCGAGTTCATCGGCGATCGCAAGCTGTACGAGGGCGACATCGCCGACGCGGCACTGCTGGACAGGATTTTCACCGAGCAGAAGATCGACGCGGTCGTGCACTGCGCCGCGAAGATCGTCGTCCCCGAGTCGGTCGAGGACCCGCTCGGCTACTACGAGAACAACGTCGCCAAGACGGTGACGCTGCTCGAGGGCCTGAAGCGCAACGGCGTTGAGCGCTTCCTGTTCTCCTCCTCCGCGTCGATCTACGCCCCCGACGAGAACTTCGTGGTCACCGAGCAGTCGCCGCTGAGCCCCGGCTCCCCCTACGCGCGCACCAAGTTCATGTCCGAGATGGTGCTCGAGGACTTCACGAAGGCCTCCGACGTGCGCGTCCTGTCGCTTCGCTACTTCAACCCGATCGGCACCGACCCGAAGCTGCGCTCCGGCCAGCAGCTCGAGCACCCCACCCACGTGCTCGCCAAGCTGCTCGAGGCCTGGTCGAAGGGCGAGACCTTCACGGTCACCGGCGTCGACTGGCCGACGCGCGACGGCTCGGGCATCCGTGACTTCATCCACGTCTGGGACCTGGCCCGCGCACATGTCGCGGCGCTCGAGGGCTTCGACAAGGCGACCGCCGAGGACCATTACCAGGTGTTCAACATCGGCACCGGCACCGGCGTCACCGTCAAGGAACTCGCCGCATCCTTCGAGGCGATCACCGGCGACCCGCTGAAGGTGCAGTTCGGCCCCGCCCGCCCGGGCGACGTGGCCGGCGTCTACACAGTCTCGTCCAAGGCGAAGGACATCCTCGGCTGGGAGGCACAGCTCTCCGAGCAGGACGCCGTCCGCGACGCGATCGCGTGGCTGCCGGTCCGCAAGGAGATGCTGGGCTACTGA
- a CDS encoding sensor histidine kinase: MKETRWSRESRTLLHDAALAGVMAVATLTPVAFIPEQGYMTAASWWSLLMCAALILRRIAPLVSLGVVTVAGAGMVFMLTAPMPALLCVPIVVYSVGRYRRISGLLPVIPFGIVGSLAGPISWTRDLAADYRFLGTSVLVLLCAAVVALAYLSGRYMRERVLNATLDREIVTERFTAAQRQSEQESQLAMGRARAEVAQELHDVLAHSLSVIVVQAEGAKALTAKRPEAATQALGVIADTGRKSIDEVRRIVALMRGDTESPRFGPAPTLSQIPELVAAADDRISLDIAGETPIVPESLGLTAYRIVQEATTNFLKHAGPTATATVSVRYLADEIDIVVRDDGIGALSNCDGRGSGLAGMRERVAAMGGTLHAGPRAGGGYEVKAQLPMPSRLGKSWLKEASR; this comes from the coding sequence ATGAAGGAGACTCGCTGGTCGCGGGAGAGCCGCACCCTGCTGCATGACGCCGCCCTCGCAGGCGTCATGGCCGTCGCGACCCTCACCCCCGTCGCATTCATCCCCGAACAGGGCTACATGACGGCCGCAAGCTGGTGGTCGCTGCTGATGTGCGCGGCGCTGATCCTGCGCCGCATCGCCCCCCTCGTCTCGCTCGGCGTGGTCACCGTCGCCGGCGCAGGCATGGTGTTCATGCTCACCGCCCCCATGCCCGCGCTGCTCTGCGTACCCATCGTCGTCTACAGCGTCGGGCGCTACCGGCGCATCTCCGGCCTGCTCCCCGTGATCCCCTTCGGCATCGTCGGCTCGCTCGCCGGCCCCATCTCCTGGACGAGGGACCTCGCGGCCGACTACCGGTTCCTCGGCACCTCGGTGCTGGTGCTGCTGTGCGCGGCGGTCGTGGCGCTCGCCTATCTCAGCGGCCGCTACATGCGCGAGCGGGTTCTCAACGCGACCCTCGACCGGGAGATCGTCACGGAACGGTTCACCGCAGCGCAGCGGCAGAGCGAGCAGGAGTCGCAGTTGGCGATGGGCCGCGCACGTGCGGAGGTCGCGCAGGAGCTGCACGACGTGCTCGCCCACTCCCTCTCGGTGATCGTCGTCCAGGCCGAGGGCGCGAAGGCGCTGACCGCGAAGCGGCCGGAGGCTGCGACGCAGGCGCTCGGCGTCATCGCCGACACCGGTCGCAAGTCGATCGACGAGGTACGTCGGATCGTTGCCCTGATGCGCGGCGACACGGAGAGCCCACGGTTCGGCCCCGCCCCGACCCTCAGCCAGATCCCCGAGCTGGTCGCGGCCGCCGACGACCGAATCAGCCTCGACATCGCAGGCGAGACGCCGATCGTCCCCGAGTCGCTCGGCCTGACGGCCTACCGCATCGTGCAGGAGGCGACCACCAACTTCCTCAAGCACGCGGGCCCGACCGCCACCGCCACCGTGAGCGTCCGGTATCTCGCAGACGAGATCGATATCGTGGTGCGCGACGACGGCATCGGCGCCCTGTCGAACTGCGACGGGCGGGGCTCCGGGCTCGCAGGCATGCGGGAGCGCGTCGCCGCGATGGGTGGCACCCTGCACGCAGGGCCGCGCGCCGGCGGCGGATACGAAGTCAAGGCTCAGCTTCCGATGCCGAGCCGCCTGGGTAAGAGCTGGCTGAAGGAGGCCTCACGATGA
- a CDS encoding response regulator transcription factor — protein sequence MIKVLLADDQSLVRSGFRMLIDSADDMETVGEVDNGRDAVAVVKTRPVDVVLMDIRMPVMDGTEATRMIAELGIDTKVLVLTTFDLDEYVFAALRNGASGFLLKDALPDELLGAIRSVAAGDAVVAPSTTKRLLTHFADLLPKATQERGKRLEALTEREREVLEEVARGANNQEISQRLYMAEGTVKTHIGRLLSKLDARDRVGLVLIALEEGVGD from the coding sequence ATGATCAAGGTGTTGCTGGCGGACGACCAGTCGCTGGTGCGCAGCGGGTTCCGCATGTTGATCGACTCCGCGGACGACATGGAGACGGTCGGCGAGGTCGACAACGGCCGCGACGCCGTCGCCGTCGTGAAGACGCGGCCGGTCGACGTCGTGTTGATGGACATCCGGATGCCTGTGATGGACGGCACGGAGGCCACCCGCATGATCGCCGAACTGGGCATCGACACGAAGGTCCTGGTGCTGACCACCTTCGACCTCGACGAGTACGTCTTCGCCGCGCTGCGCAACGGCGCAAGCGGGTTCCTGTTGAAGGACGCCCTCCCCGACGAGCTGCTCGGCGCGATCCGCTCGGTCGCGGCCGGCGACGCGGTGGTCGCGCCGTCGACCACCAAGCGGCTGCTGACCCACTTCGCCGACCTGCTGCCGAAGGCGACGCAGGAGCGGGGCAAGCGACTGGAGGCGCTCACCGAGCGGGAGCGTGAGGTGCTGGAGGAGGTCGCGCGGGGCGCGAACAACCAGGAGATCTCGCAGCGCCTCTACATGGCAGAGGGCACAGTGAAGACTCACATCGGCCGCCTGCTCAGCAAGCTGGACGCGCGCGACCGGGTCGGCCTCGTGCTGATCGCGCTCGAGGAGGGCGTCGGCGACTGA
- a CDS encoding MFS transporter: protein MGVISAVRRLWRHAPFRRLLTLRVLSQAADGTLQVGMASYILFSPQSQPDAWAIAGVLALTLLPFTVIGPFVSPLLDRWSRRDVALYSDIARAVLATIIGVIIFSGLTTGAWAIVLFGALLVAMSINRFMLAGLSAGLQHTVERDEFLTASSIVPTVGPLGVVLGAVIGFAVRFGFGDLLGADKANSLVFLIAAAGFVGSVLICRGFSRDALGPSADEADEAEPTGARDVARGLAEAGRHLRTRPTAIVALALMGVTRLLFGLLSVAVILAARHLWHPVSDPDAALADLSIWGVATGAGFILAAPLVPVLARRFGLGRTAVGLQIGAAVVSLVSAFTTWKLGLFVISFLIGLAVQSFKICVDTIVQAHVDDQYKGRVFTFYDMAFNGAFVLAGVVAAFVLPASGLSVAAFIGIAVAYAACAFAMASARRRLGASTFEEGTESLTAPAGAGDSPLPA from the coding sequence ATGGGGGTCATCTCCGCCGTCCGGCGGCTCTGGCGGCACGCGCCCTTCCGGCGCCTGCTGACGCTGCGCGTCCTCAGCCAGGCCGCCGACGGCACCCTCCAGGTGGGGATGGCCTCCTACATCCTCTTCTCACCCCAGTCTCAACCCGACGCCTGGGCCATCGCGGGAGTGCTCGCGCTGACGCTGCTGCCGTTCACCGTCATCGGGCCGTTCGTCTCGCCGCTGCTTGACCGGTGGTCGAGGCGCGACGTCGCCCTGTACTCGGACATCGCCCGCGCGGTGCTTGCGACGATCATCGGCGTGATCATCTTCTCCGGGCTCACCACCGGAGCCTGGGCCATCGTGCTCTTCGGGGCGCTGCTGGTCGCGATGAGCATCAACCGCTTCATGCTGGCCGGCCTCTCCGCGGGGCTGCAGCACACCGTCGAGCGGGACGAGTTTCTGACGGCGTCCTCGATCGTCCCGACGGTCGGACCGCTCGGAGTCGTGCTCGGTGCCGTGATCGGCTTCGCCGTCCGGTTCGGCTTCGGCGACCTGCTCGGCGCGGACAAGGCCAACTCGCTCGTCTTCCTGATCGCCGCCGCCGGCTTCGTCGGCTCGGTGCTGATCTGCCGCGGGTTCTCCCGCGACGCGCTCGGCCCCTCTGCAGACGAGGCGGACGAGGCGGAGCCGACCGGTGCCCGAGACGTCGCGCGCGGCCTCGCTGAGGCTGGCCGTCACCTTCGCACCCGGCCGACGGCGATCGTCGCGCTGGCGCTGATGGGGGTGACCAGGCTGCTGTTCGGCCTGCTGAGCGTCGCCGTCATCCTCGCCGCCCGGCACCTGTGGCACCCGGTCAGCGATCCTGACGCGGCCCTCGCGGACCTCAGCATCTGGGGCGTGGCCACCGGCGCGGGCTTCATCCTCGCCGCGCCGCTCGTGCCCGTGCTCGCCCGACGCTTCGGCCTCGGCCGAACCGCCGTCGGCCTGCAGATCGGCGCCGCCGTCGTGTCGCTCGTGTCGGCCTTCACGACCTGGAAGCTCGGCCTGTTCGTGATCAGCTTCCTGATCGGGCTCGCGGTGCAGTCGTTCAAGATCTGCGTCGACACCATCGTCCAGGCGCACGTCGACGACCAGTACAAGGGTCGCGTCTTCACCTTCTACGACATGGCCTTCAACGGGGCCTTCGTCCTCGCGGGCGTCGTGGCGGCCTTCGTGCTTCCTGCCTCCGGCCTCTCGGTCGCAGCCTTCATCGGCATCGCTGTCGCCTACGCGGCCTGCGCCTTCGCCATGGCATCGGCCCGCCGTCGCCTCGGGGCCTCGACATTCGAGGAGGGGACCGAGAGCCTCACCGCCCCTGCCGGGGCAGGAGACTCCCCACTGCCGGCCTGA